A DNA window from Camelina sativa cultivar DH55 chromosome 17, Cs, whole genome shotgun sequence contains the following coding sequences:
- the LOC104755679 gene encoding probable methyltransferase PMT4 gives MKLASVFGLRPRISGLLFLILGVIALITILVPNSDDDSSSTTRGPPHNVYSNYGRIKEQAAIDYLDLRFFSLGVNRLKEFPLCGKERENYVPCYNVTENVLADRNCGFAREEERCIVRPPKDYKIPLRWPVGRDIIWTGNVKITKDQFLSSGTMTKRLMLLEENQITFHSEDGLLFDGVKDYAFQIAEMIGLGSDAEFPQAGIRTVLDIGCGFGSFGAHLVSLKVMPICIAEYEATGSQVQLALERGLPAMIGNFFSKQLPYPALSFDMVHCAQCEITWDIKDAMLLLEVDRVLKPGGYFVLTSPTSKAQGNSPDTKKTSISTRVDELSKKICWSLSGQQDETFLWQKTTDSNCYSSRSEASIPLCKDDDSVPYYQPLVPCISGTKSKRWIPIQNRSTANGIKPEEFDEDIQVWRSALKNYWSLLTPLIFSDHPKRPGDEDPVPPFYMIRNAMDMNARYGNLNHALLKQGKSVWVMNVVPVKARNTLPIILDRGFAGVLHDWCEPFPTYPRTYDMLHANELLTHLSSERCSLMDLFLEMDRILRPEGWVVLSDKLGVIEMARTLAARVRWEARVIDLQDGSDQRLLVCQKPFLKK, from the exons ATGAAGCTGGCCTCAGTTTTTGGTCTTAGACCACGGATCAGCGGTTTACTATTCTTGATCCTTGGTGTTATTGCTCTCATTACCATTTTAGTACCAAACTCTGATGATGACTCTTCTTCAACTACGCGAGGGCCACCACATAACGTTTATAGTAACTATGGGAGGATTAAGGAGCAAGCAGCTATTGATTATCTAGATCTAAGGTTTTTCTCCTTAGGGGTTAATCGGTTAAAAGAGTTTCCTTTATGtggtaaagagagagaaaactaTGTTCCTTGTTATAACGTAACAGAGAATGTACTTGCTGATCGGAATTGTGGGTTTGCAAGAGAAGAGGAAAGATGTATAGTTCGTCCTCCCAAGGATTATAAGATACCACTTAGATGGCCTGTTGGTAGAGATATTATATGGACTGGGAATGTCAAGATTACTAAAGATCAGTTTCTTTCATCAGGAACTATGACTAAAAG GCTCATGTTGCTTGAAGAGAATCAAATTACATTTCACTCGGAAGATGGCTTGCTCTTTGACGGGGTCAAAGATTACGCTTTTCAAATCGCTGAGATGATTGGATTAGGAAGCGATGCCGAGTTTCCTCAAGCTGGT ATACGGACTGTGTTAGACATCGGTTGCGGATTTGGTAGCTTTGGTGCACATCTAGTGTCTTTGAAAGTGATGCCTATATGTATAGCAGAGTATGAGGCAACTGGAAGCCAAGTCCAGTTAGCTCTAGAGAGAGGCCTTCCTGCGATGATTGGAAATTTCTTTTCGAAACAGCTTCCATATCCAGCTTTATCATTTGACATGGTTCACTGTGCTCAATGTGAGATTACTTGGGATATAAAAG ATGCAATGCTACTCTTGGAAGTGGATCGTGTTCTCAAGCCCGGgggttattttgttttaacatccCCTACAAGCAAAGCACAGGGAAATTCTCCTGACACTAAAAAAACAAGTATCTCAACACGAGTGGATGAGTTATCTAAGAAAATCTGTTGGAGTCTCTCAGGTCAGCAAGATGAGACGTTTCTTTGGCAGAAAACAACAGATTCTAATTGTTATTCATCTCG CTCGGAAGCTTCTATACCTCTTTGCAAAGATGATGATAGTGTTCCGTATTACCAACCCCTTGTTCCATGTATAAGTGGAACCAAGAGTAAACGATGGATTCCTATTCAGAATAGGTCTACAGCTAATG GTATTAAACCTGAAGAATTCGATGAGGATATACAAGTATGGAGATCAGCCCTTAAAAACTATTGGTCCTTGCTTACACCTTTGATATTCTCAGACCACCCCAAAAGACCTGGTGATGAAGATCCTGTCCCACCTTTTTACATGATACGCAATGCCATGGACATGAATGCTCGTTATGGGAATCTGAATCACGCCTTACTGAAACAAGGGAAATCAGTTTGGGTGATGAATGTTGTCCCAGTCAAGGCACGTAATACGCTTCCTATTATACTTGATCGAGGTTTTGCCGGCGTTTTACATGACTG GTGTGAACCATTCCCTACTTATCCGCGAACATATGACATGCTACATGCCAATGAACTTCTCACACATCTTAGCTCAGAACGGTGCAGCCTAATGGACTTGTTCTTGGAAATGGACCGGATTCTTCGTCCTGAG GGATGGGTTGTGCTAAGCGATAAGCTTGGAGTGATAGAGATGGCACGTACACTTGCTGCTCGTGTACGTTGGGAAGCACGGGTCATAGATCTTCAAGACGGAAGTGACCAACGGCTCCTCGTTTGTCAAAAACCTTTCCTGAAGAAGTAA
- the LOC104755678 gene encoding PLASMODESMATA CALLOSE-BINDING PROTEIN 3-like gives MNVFLGLLLLLAFTKSSSAIYCLCKDGIGEKELQTAIDYACGTLADCNPIHDKAPCYQPNTIKSHCDWAVNSYFQNAAQVPGSCNFSGTATTNPNPPSNLGTGCIFPSSPSSSTRSPPSTTPPTGTTPPTGTTPSNGTTPSNGTNPFPGTPFPGTPPVFGPTGVFNPGNPGSGASSLVISSVFRLFLIITSVSMGF, from the exons ATGAACGTGTTTTTGGGTCTCTTGCTTCTCTTGGCCTTCACCAAATCTTCAA GTGCAATTTACTGTCTCTGCAAAGATGGAATAGGAGAGAAAGAGCTTCAAACAGCAATAGACTATGCATGTGGAACCTTAGCAGATTGTAATCCAATCCATGACAAGGCTCCTTGTTATCAACCTAACACCATCAAAAGCCACTGTGATTGGGCTGTTAATAGCTATTTCCAAAACGCAGCTCAAGTCCCTGGAAGCTGCAATTTCTCCGGCACTGCCACTACCAATCCAAACCCACCTTCCA ATTTGGGTACTGGTTGCATCTTTCCTTCAAGCCCTAG CTCCTCTACAAGATCACCTCCATCAACTACACCACCAACGGGAACAACTCCACCAACTGGAACAACTCCGTCCAACGGAACTACTCCGTCCAATGGAACTAATCCATTTCCAGGAACTCCGTTCCCGGGAACTCCTCCGGTGTTTGGTCCAACAGGAGTATTCAACCCAGGCAACCCAGGCAGTGGTGCTTCAAGTTTGGTCATCTCCTCTGTTTTCAGACTGTTTCTCATCATTACTAGCGTTTCTATGGGATTCTGA
- the LOC104755677 gene encoding uncharacterized protein LOC104755677 codes for MMLSTVTATAVSLPVFKLKRPFKVAAEKFPTFLPSDVERIKDKFALKLAARIERLPVSVSFTEKSIMSSCVTPLTRNETTSPVVLLHGFDSSCLEWRYTYPLLEEAGLETWAFDILGWGFSDLGKLPTCDVTSKREHFYKFWKTHIKRPVVLVGPSLGAAVAIDIAVNHPEAVESLVLMDASVYAEGTGDLATLPKAAAYAGVYLLKSIPLRLYVNFICFNGITLETSWDWTKIGRLHCLYPWWEDATVSFMTSGGYNVTSLIKKVSQKTLILWGEDDQIISNKLAWRLHGELPNARVAQISDCGHLPHVEKPATVAKLITEFVRETCYRQVVESIS; via the exons ATGATGCTCTCAACGGTGACGGCGACGGCGGTTTCTCTGCCGGTTTTCAAATTGAAACGGCCGTTCAAAGTGGCAGCGGAGAAATTCCCGACGTTTTTGCCGAGCGATGTTGAGAGAATCAAAGACAAGTTTGCTCTGAAGCTCGCCGCCAGAATCGAGAGGCTTCCCGTATCT GTAAGCTTCACTGAAAAAAGTATTATGAGCAGTTGCGTGACACCGCTGACACGGAACGAGACAACAAGTCCTGTTGTGCTTCTGCATGGATTTGATAG TTCTTGTTTAGAGTGGAGATACACTTATCCATTGCTTGAAGAGGCTGGTTTAGAAACATGGGCATTTGATATCCTTGGTTGGGGTTTTTCTGATTTAG GGAAACTTCCAACGTGTGATGTAACGTCTAAAAGAGAGCATTTTTACAAG TTTTGGAAGACTCATATTAAAAGGCCTGTGGTTTTGGTTGGGCCTAGCCTCGGTGCTGCTGTTGCAATTGATATTGCAGTCAACCATCCAGAAGCG GTTGAGTCCTTGGTTTTAATGGACGCAAGCGTTTACGCTGAAGGTACTGGAGACTTGGCAACTTTACCCAAAGCAGCAGCTTATGCTGGG GTATATCTACTGAAGAGTATTCCATTAAGGTTATACGTGAACTTCATTTGTTTCAATGGTATTACATTGGAAACAAGTTGGGACTGGACAAAG ATTGGTCGCTTGCATTGTTTATATCCTTGGTGGGAAGATGCAACTGTTAGTTTTATGACTAGCGGAGGATACAACGTAACTTCTCTTATTAAAAAG GTTTCACAGAAGACACTGATACTATGGGGAGAGGATGACCAAATCATTAGCAACAAACTCGCTTGG AGACTGCATGGAGAATTACCGAACGCTCGAGTGGCACAAATATCAGACTGTGGACATCTTCCCCACGTCGAAAAACCGGCTACTGTGGCTAAACTGATCACAGAGTTTGTTAGAGAGACTTGTTACAGGCAAGTGGTTGAAAGTATATCTTAG